GCAGGGCGGAGTGCGCGCCGGCCAATGGGTGTCGGTGTACGGCTGCGGCGGCGTCGGGATCTCGGCAGTGCTGCTGGCCGCCGCGGCGGGGGCGAAGGTCGTCGCCGTCGACGTGTCGGCTCCGGCGCGGGAGCTGGCGGAGCGGTCGGGAGCGGTGTTCAGTGTCGACGCGGGGCAGTTCGACAGTCCCGAGGCGCTGGCGGCGTACGTCCGCGAGCGTACGGACGGCGGCACGCACGTGTCGCTCGACTGCCTCGGTTCGCCGGTCACCTGCGCGGCCTCGGTGGACAGCCTGCGCAAGCGCGGTCGGCACGTGCAGGCCGGGCTGATGCCGCCCAGTCAGGGGGTGCCGCCGATTCCGATGCATCGCGTGGTCGGCAGGGAGCTGGAAATCGTCGGGATCCACGGCCTTCAGGCGCATGAGTATCCGGAGCTGCTCGGCGTGGTCGAATGGTCCGGGATCGACCTTGCCGGGTTGATCGGCGCGCGGATCGGGCTGGACGAGGTGCCGGACGCACTCGCGCGGATGAGTGATCCGGTACCGGCGCGGGCGGGCGTGACGGTGGTGGAATTCCCGTGACGCCAGGTTGCTCTCGCAACTACCTTAAGTCACGAGTCCTAGTTGTAGCTGAGCAAGCTCTGGCGGCAGCCGCCTCGGTGTGGAAGTGTCCGAAGCCTGGCGGCAAGTGGCGAGGGGAGCCCGCCGCAGGAGTGCCTGTTCGGGTGGCTCCTGCGGCCGCTCGCCAGCTGGTTCGATGATGGAACTGCTTCCCAGGCCGCGGCGGGAAATCAGCCCGGGTGCGGTGCACCTGCCGGAGTGGCTCGGCCGACAAGAACAACTCGACTTGATCGCGGCCTGTCGCGGCTGGCGCGGCTACCGCTCGACGAAGCTGCCCGGCGGCGGCGTGATGTCGGTGCGCACGGTCTGCCTTGGTTGGCAGTGGCTGCCCTACTGCTATTCCCGCACCCGCGAGGACGGCTCGCCGGTCGAACCGTTCCCGCACTGGCTGGCGGAGCTCGGCCGGCGCGCGCTCGCCGACGCGTACGAGCGGCCCGCCGAGGACTACCGGCCGGACGTCGCGCTCGTCAACTACTACGACGCCGCCGCGAAAATGGGGATGCACCAGGACAAAGACGAGAATTCGACCGAGCCGGTCGTCTCGCTCAGCCTCGGCGACGCCTGCGTCTTCCGCTTCGGCAACACCGAAAACCGCAACCGGCCCTACACCGACGTGGAGCTCCGCTCCGGCGACCTGTTCGTCTTCGGCGGCCCGGCCCGGCTGGCCTATCACGGGGTGCCGAAAACCCTCCCCGGCACGGCGGATCCGGATCTTGGCCTGACCGGACGGCTCAACCTCACGCTGCGCGTCTCGGGCAGGTGAACCGCACCTGCTGGCCGGGCCGGAGCTGCGCGGCCAGGTCCAGATCGGCCTCGTCCACGACCGCGGCGACCGGATAGCCGCCGGTGACCGGGTGGTCGGCCAGGAACAGGATCGGCACCCCGGAGGGGGGCACTTGCAGTGCACCGGGGACGGCGGCTTCCGGCGCCAGCTCGCCGCTGCGGGCGCGGGTCAACGGCGGACCGTCCAGTCGTACGCCGATCCGGTCCAGGTCGCTCGTCACGGTGTAGCCGCCGGTGCACAAAGTGGACAGCGCGGACTCGGTGAACCAGTCCAGTCGCGGGCCGGGTTCCAGGCGCAGCACGGGTTCGGCCGGCAGCGGCGGCACCGGGGCGACATCGACCCGCGGCGAATGCTCCACAGTGGACCCGATCGGCAGCGACATCCCGGCCGCCAGGACGGGAGGGCCCAGCTTGCCCAGCGTGTCGGTGGCTCGGGCGCCCAGCACCGGCGAGACGTCCACGCCGCCGCGGAGCGCGACGTAGCCGCGCAGGCCGATCTCGGCGATGCCCAGCTCCAGCTCGTCGCCGGGACGCAGGATGATCGGCGCGTTGGTCGCCGCCGGGCGGCCGCCGGCGCGGACCGGGACCGAGGCGCCGGTGACCGCGACGACGGTGAGTTCGGAGACCCGCAGTCGCAGGCCGCCGAGGGTGATCTCAAGCGCGGCATGGGTTTCCGGGTTGCCGACGAGCCGGTTGGCCAGCTTCAGCGAGCCCCGGTCGGCCGCACCGGACCGGCCGACGCCGACCGCCGCGTACCCCGGCCGCCCCAGGTCCTGCACGGTCGCGAACGGGCCGGTCGCGAGGATTTCCGCTTTGCCGGTCATCGGACCGCCTCGAATCGCACGCGCGTGCCCGGGACCAGCAAGTTCGGCTGCGCGCGTTCGACGTCCCACACCGTGGTGGCGCAGTGGCCGAGCAGATGCCAGCCGCCGGGTGACGGATGCGGGTAGACGGCGCTGTACTCGCCGGCGATCGCGACCGCGCCGGCCGGCACCCGGGTGCGCGGGGTGCTGCGGCGCGGCAGGTGCAGGACTGGATCGAGGCCGGTCAGGTAGGCGAAACCGGGAGCGAAACCGCAGAACGCCGCGACGTAGACGGCCGACGAATGCCGGTGGATTACCGCGGAGACGGACAAGCCGGTGGCCTCGGCGACCTCGGAAAGGTCGGCTCCGTCGTAGCGGACCGGCAGGGTGACGGTTGCCGCCGAACCAGCAGGAATCTCCACCGGGGACAGTGTTGCCAGCAAAGCGGACAGGGCGGAGGCGTCGGTACGGGCCGGATCGAAACGGACCAGCAGGGTGCGAGCGGCGGGAACGAGTTCGACAACGCCCTCGGGCTGAGCGGCTTCGCAGGCCGCCTGGAACCCGAGCACGTCATCGACCTCCACCAGCAACGCGGAACGCCCGTAGCGCAAGATAGTGCTCACACGAACGGCCTCAACTTCACGCCGGACTCCGTGAGGGAGTCCCGAATCCGCCGGGCCAGCTCCACCGCGCCCGGGGTATCGCCGTGCACGCACAGAGAATCCGCGCGCAGCGACAGCTTGCCGCCCTCCGCGTCCACCACCTCGCCGGTCGTTGCCATGGTGAGGGCTCGGGCGGCGACGTCGTCAGCGTCGTACAGGACGGCACCAGGCAGCTTGCGCGACACGAGGCGCCCTTCCGGTGTGTACGCGCGGTCGGCGAACGCTTCTGCGTACGCGGGCACGCCCGCGGCCTGAGCCGCGCGCAGCATTTCGGAGTCAGGCGGGCAC
This sequence is a window from Amycolatopsis benzoatilytica AK 16/65. Protein-coding genes within it:
- a CDS encoding biotin-dependent carboxyltransferase family protein, whose product is MTGKAEILATGPFATVQDLGRPGYAAVGVGRSGAADRGSLKLANRLVGNPETHAALEITLGGLRLRVSELTVVAVTGASVPVRAGGRPAATNAPIILRPGDELELGIAEIGLRGYVALRGGVDVSPVLGARATDTLGKLGPPVLAAGMSLPIGSTVEHSPRVDVAPVPPLPAEPVLRLEPGPRLDWFTESALSTLCTGGYTVTSDLDRIGVRLDGPPLTRARSGELAPEAAVPGALQVPPSGVPILFLADHPVTGGYPVAAVVDEADLDLAAQLRPGQQVRFTCPRRAA
- a CDS encoding alcohol dehydrogenase catalytic domain-containing protein gives rise to the protein MRAVVIEKFGVLPTVQQVPDPVPSEGGVVIAVEATGVCRSDWHTWQGHDEAVRLPQVAGHELAGRIVQVGSGVTGWPVGTRVTVPFVCACGVCAQCAKGDQQICDDEFQPGATHWGSFAELVAIEHAQANLVALPDSMSSAEAAALGCRFGTAFRAVLRQGGVRAGQWVSVYGCGGVGISAVLLAAAAGAKVVAVDVSAPARELAERSGAVFSVDAGQFDSPEALAAYVRERTDGGTHVSLDCLGSPVTCAASVDSLRKRGRHVQAGLMPPSQGVPPIPMHRVVGRELEIVGIHGLQAHEYPELLGVVEWSGIDLAGLIGARIGLDEVPDALARMSDPVPARAGVTVVEFP
- a CDS encoding alpha-ketoglutarate-dependent dioxygenase AlkB family protein; translated protein: MMELLPRPRREISPGAVHLPEWLGRQEQLDLIAACRGWRGYRSTKLPGGGVMSVRTVCLGWQWLPYCYSRTREDGSPVEPFPHWLAELGRRALADAYERPAEDYRPDVALVNYYDAAAKMGMHQDKDENSTEPVVSLSLGDACVFRFGNTENRNRPYTDVELRSGDLFVFGGPARLAYHGVPKTLPGTADPDLGLTGRLNLTLRVSGR
- a CDS encoding 5-oxoprolinase subunit B family protein — encoded protein: MSTILRYGRSALLVEVDDVLGFQAACEAAQPEGVVELVPAARTLLVRFDPARTDASALSALLATLSPVEIPAGSAATVTLPVRYDGADLSEVAEATGLSVSAVIHRHSSAVYVAAFCGFAPGFAYLTGLDPVLHLPRRSTPRTRVPAGAVAIAGEYSAVYPHPSPGGWHLLGHCATTVWDVERAQPNLLVPGTRVRFEAVR